One stretch of Pelmatolapia mariae isolate MD_Pm_ZW linkage group LG3_W, Pm_UMD_F_2, whole genome shotgun sequence DNA includes these proteins:
- the LOC134620898 gene encoding gastrula zinc finger protein XlCGF46.1-like gives MRLLSASESHQREPRGSLLPDLFPVWKEFQLHHGVSLGLWAHLKDQRGSRSQRSQEADNFVEERSGRKKYNRDECGKDFTVKASLTMQQVIHTRERPFSCGDCGESFTRSGSLKRHQLIHTGERPFSCEDCGKSFTQSGNLKTHQLIHTRERPFSCGDCGKSFTHSGNLKTHQLIHSGERLFSCGDCGKSFTQSGHLKTHQLIHIGERPFICDKCGKSFTHSGSLKTHQLTHTGERPFSCDECGTCFTHSGSLKRHQLIHTGERPFSCEDCGKYFTESRTLKTHQLIHTGERPFSCDECGKSFTQSGNLKTHQLIHTGERPFSCDECGKSFTRISNFKRHQLLHSGVKAYTCDQCGRAFTHSHSLQSHLVTHSGIKAYSCDVCGKTFSRIGSRNTHLRIHTRHDVYSCDQCGKQFTTNTELRRHMFTHSEERPYKCDLCEKTFKSPRYLKAHQQIHTRKTLQVQLL, from the exons ATGCGTCTTCTGAGCGCATCTGAGTCAC atcagcgtgaaccacgtgggtctctgctccctgacctgtttcctgtttggaaagagttccagcttcatcacggagtttctctcggtttgtgggctcatctaaag GACCAACGTGGatcgagaagtcagcgctctcaggaggccgacaattttgttgaagaaagaagtggaagaaaaaaatacaaccgTGACGAGTGTGGGAAAGATTTTACTGTGAAAGCTTCCCTAACAATGCAACAGGTCATCCACACCAgagagagaccattcagctgtggagactgtggagagtcttttaccaggtctggaagcttaaaaagacaccaactaatccacactggagagagaccgttcagctgtgaagactgtggaaagtcttttacgcagtctggaaatttaaaaacacaccaactcatccacaccagagagagaccgttcagctgtggagactgtggaaagtcttttacccactctggaaacctaaaaacacaccaactgattcacagtggagagagactgttcagctgtggagactgtggaaagtcttttacgcagtctggacacttaaaaacacaccaactaatcCACATTGGAGAGAGACCATTCATCTGTGAcaagtgtggaaagtcttttacccactctggaagcttaaaaacacaccaactaacccacactggagagagaccattcagctgtgacgagtgtggaacgtgttttacccactctggaagcttaaaaagacatcaactaatccacactggagagagaccgttcagctgtgaagACTGTGGAAAGTATTTTACCGAGTCTcgaacattaaaaacacaccaactcatccacactggagagagaccattcagctgtgatgaatgtggaaagtcttttacgcagtctggaaacttaaaaacacaccaactcatccacactggagagagaccgttcagctgtgacgagtgtggaaagtcatTTACGCGCATTTCAAACTTCAAAAGACATcaactcctccacagtggagttaaagcgtacacctgtgatcagtgtggcagagcttttactcacagtcacagcttacagagtcatctagttacccactctggaattaaggcgtacagctgtgacgtctgtggaaaaactttcagccggATAGGGAGCCGAAAtacacacctacgcattcacaccagacatgatgtgtacagctgtgatcagtgtggtaaaCAGTTTACTACAAACACAGAGTTACGAcgtcacatgtttacccactCTGAGGaacgaccttataaatgtgacctgtgtgagaagacttttaaatctccacgtTACCTGaaagcacaccaacagatccacaccagaaaaactctacaagtgcagttactgtga